One stretch of Nicotiana tabacum cultivar K326 chromosome 18, ASM71507v2, whole genome shotgun sequence DNA includes these proteins:
- the LOC107797431 gene encoding uncharacterized protein LOC107797431 isoform X1 translates to MQTELFKVLREKIGAKNLNTLVEEKVFPVAGDISFEDFGIENSEIKDEMFKEVDIIINSAATTRFDESCRTVDSFILGYGKGILNFCFGDPNTKIDAIPGDMVVNSILAAVIAHGNQYYSSQESIYHISSFGKNPLKSCDIRLFTLLRKSNVYSMNESQHYTKNYNSHQIINKTIKQQ, encoded by the exons ATGCAGACTGAATTGTTTAAGGTTCTAAGAGAAAAGATAGGTGCAAAAAACCTAAACACGCTCGTAGAAGAGAAGGTATTTCCAGTTGCTGGTGATATTTCATTTGaggattttggaattgaaaattcgGAGATAAAAGATGAAATGTTCAAAGAAGTCGACATAATCATAAACTCAGCTGCAACTACTAGATTTGATGAGAG TTGCAGAACAGTGGATTCATTTATCTTGGGATATGGTAAAGGCATATTGAATTTCTGCTTTGGTGACCCAAACACAAAAATAGATGCG ATTCCAGGTGATATGGTGGTGAACTCCATACTAGCAGCAGTTATAGCACATGGAAATCAATATTATTCTTCTCAAGAATCAATATATCACATTAGTTCTTTTGGAAAAAATCCTCTAAAATCTTGTGATATTCGATTGTTCACGTTGTTGCGGAAATCAAATGTATATAGTATGAATGAGTCACAacactataccaaaaattataacagccatcaaataataaataagacaataaaacaacaataa
- the LOC107797431 gene encoding fatty acyl-CoA reductase 8-like isoform X4, which translates to MQTELFKVLREKIGAKNLNTLVEEKVFPVAGDISFEDFGIENSEIKDEMFKEVDIIINSAATTRFDERYDIAMNINVVGAVNVLKFAKRCEKVKIIVHVSTVAEQWIHLSWDMVKAY; encoded by the exons ATGCAGACTGAATTGTTTAAGGTTCTAAGAGAAAAGATAGGTGCAAAAAACCTAAACACGCTCGTAGAAGAGAAGGTATTTCCAGTTGCTGGTGATATTTCATTTGaggattttggaattgaaaattcgGAGATAAAAGATGAAATGTTCAAAGAAGTCGACATAATCATAAACTCAGCTGCAACTACTAGATTTGATGAGAG ATATGATATTGCCATGAATATCAATGTCGTAGGTGCCGTCAACGTCCTCAAGTTTGCTAAAAGATGTGAAAAAGTGAAGATTATTGTTCACGTATCCACTG TTGCAGAACAGTGGATTCATTTATCTTGGGATATGGTAAAGGCATATTGA
- the LOC107797431 gene encoding putative fatty acyl-CoA reductase 5 isoform X3: MQTELFKVLREKIGAKNLNTLVEEKVFPVAGDISFEDFGIENSEIKDEMFKEVDIIINSAATTRFDERYDIAMNINVVGAVNVLKFAKRCEKVKIIVHVSTAYVCGEGEGFIPEKSFLLGETLNKDLYLDIDVERRVIEDKLKELEAQNLTSKEVTIAMKDLGIQRA; this comes from the exons ATGCAGACTGAATTGTTTAAGGTTCTAAGAGAAAAGATAGGTGCAAAAAACCTAAACACGCTCGTAGAAGAGAAGGTATTTCCAGTTGCTGGTGATATTTCATTTGaggattttggaattgaaaattcgGAGATAAAAGATGAAATGTTCAAAGAAGTCGACATAATCATAAACTCAGCTGCAACTACTAGATTTGATGAGAG ATATGATATTGCCATGAATATCAATGTCGTAGGTGCCGTCAACGTCCTCAAGTTTGCTAAAAGATGTGAAAAAGTGAAGATTATTGTTCACGTATCCACTG CTTATGTTTGTGGAGAGGGGGAGGGATTTATACCAGAGAAATCATTCCTTTTGGGTGAGACACTCAACAAAGACTTGTACTTAGACATTGATGTGGAGAGGAGGGTGATAGAAGACAAACTTAAGGAGCTTGAAGCTCAAAATTTGACATCAAAGGAAGTGACGATAGCCATGAAAGACCTAGGCATTCAAAG GGCATAG
- the LOC107797431 gene encoding putative fatty acyl-CoA reductase 5 isoform X2, which produces MQTELFKVLREKIGAKNLNTLVEEKVFPVAGDISFEDFGIENSEIKDEMFKEVDIIINSAATTRFDERYDIAMNINVVGAVNVLKFAKRCEKVKIIVHVSTAYVCGEGEGFIPEKSFLLGETLNKDLYLDIDVERRVIEDKLKELEAQNLTSKEVTIAMKDLGIQRLEKT; this is translated from the exons ATGCAGACTGAATTGTTTAAGGTTCTAAGAGAAAAGATAGGTGCAAAAAACCTAAACACGCTCGTAGAAGAGAAGGTATTTCCAGTTGCTGGTGATATTTCATTTGaggattttggaattgaaaattcgGAGATAAAAGATGAAATGTTCAAAGAAGTCGACATAATCATAAACTCAGCTGCAACTACTAGATTTGATGAGAG ATATGATATTGCCATGAATATCAATGTCGTAGGTGCCGTCAACGTCCTCAAGTTTGCTAAAAGATGTGAAAAAGTGAAGATTATTGTTCACGTATCCACTG CTTATGTTTGTGGAGAGGGGGAGGGATTTATACCAGAGAAATCATTCCTTTTGGGTGAGACACTCAACAAAGACTTGTACTTAGACATTGATGTGGAGAGGAGGGTGATAGAAGACAAACTTAAGGAGCTTGAAGCTCAAAATTTGACATCAAAGGAAGTGACGATAGCCATGAAAGACCTAGGCATTCAAAGGTTAGAAAAGACCTAA